A region of the Dermacentor albipictus isolate Rhodes 1998 colony chromosome 4, USDA_Dalb.pri_finalv2, whole genome shotgun sequence genome:
GTAGATTCGCGTAAAGAAGCATGCAACGTTAAAATAGTCTCACAAGTACGGTTGTATTCCATTGCGTCGAAAGCAGCTAGATAGAAGTTTGCGCCTGGAAGAGACAAGTTTGATTTGCGCCTTAGAAGCAGCGTAGTCAAAGACGCCCCCGCAAGTTGCGTGCAGCACTGCAACCTTGACGAAGCGCTGTGGCGTAAATTGTACGCAGAAACCTTGACCTTCAGCTTTTGCTTCACTGAATGTTTGCGTACTGAACATGAGTGATTAGGTTATTAAGAAATCAATTGATCATGCAAAGAGTTATGTCACGACAACAACTCAGGCCAGGACATGTTCAGAGGCTGAGGCATCCAGGACGGAAAGTGCATAGATCGTCACCGCGCTTTTATGACGAGCAGACAAAAAGCTCAAAATGGTCTGCCCCTTTCCACAAAGTACACGACAAGCACAATAATCGACCCTGTTGTCGCTGAATAGAGTACGTGTTCGTGGTTACCGTTTCTAGTTCGCTCTTCGTTGCGTACTGCTTACTGAAAAGTGGTCGCGGTTGCTTTGGTTTTTGCTGGTgatctcgcgtgttttgagccaagTAAATCTTTTATTCCTGTGGCAGATGACAATGGTGGTTTGGCACCCGGCCCTTCTACGAGGCTTACTGGGTTGCCCCCGAAGCGAGATACACAAAGCGTGCCTACCGTTCCCCAGATCTCCCAGCCTAGCACTCCCTCTTCAGAGACAGGTCAGTTTACGCGCATGCAGCGTTGTCCATGATGATGCGCACGTTCTTTTCCTATAGCAGCATTCTCATaaattcgaagaaaaaaaaaaagaacaagaagctGCATCATAACAAATAATTGAAAGAAAGCTTCAATAAGCTATATGCATTCCGATTCTAGCAACTATAACGCAGTGCATAAGTAACTATGTTATACGTTCGATAACGCGTCTTTCTTCGTTGAAACAGTACGCGCTAGTGAAACCACAATGTTTATAGATTCGGAATGATTGCACGAAACATTCTGACAGTGCAAAATCCGAACTTTTAAGTGGTTAATTGCCCTGTTATTTATTTGTGCTTACGCTTAATGTTATATTATACATAACCTACTCGCCTTTGAAATTAAAGGTTATTTTCAGGTACTCCGCCAACCCCACCAACCGGAGGCAATCAGTCGAGTCTGCACGAAGTTCTGCAAGCCGAAGACAACGACGAGGAGTGAATCGCAGGACACTTGTTCGCGTAGCTTATGAGCAAATTTACTATAATTTTTTGCGCATTGCTATTTTCAATATTTAACAGTTTTATATAGATCTAGTTTGTCAATATATGTAAACTGTTATTAACTGTCacgatgccattttgccagaTAGCCATGCTAGAGTGACAATGTCACGGAAATGAGGAGGCACATCGAAAATGTTGTCCAAGTAACTTCTTTGGAGGTTATATTTATAAGGTTAAATATCATTGTAATAATATCAACGTATTGTTCGCTATTTTGACGCGCTTACTGCACGTCCCTTTGCACCAAATGTGCTTCTTTTTCTCTTAATAGGAAACGAGGATGGAGATGCATAGACTATCGACCCCTCGTGGAAGATTTTGACATGTTATCTTAGCTGCTTATGCAGTACACGCAAACAAAGCCTGTGATGGTATCACAAAGGTAAACTGCTAAGAGTATTCGTTTTTCACTCGACAGGTTCTTGATTATATCACACACACAAGACTTATATCTCTAAGACAAGTTATGAACGCTACAATTCAACCGAAATGTTCGAAGAAGATTATAGAGCGCACAAATacagaaaacagcgttttcaacaccgaTGAACGCTTATTCGTTGGTAAAGGTGCGAGGGAAACCAATTATATTATTGAGCCGACTGATTCAAAAGATGTTGTATGTTTGACAATGATGAACAGTAATTCATTCTTGTTTTATTAAATGCCCTGCTCATGTGGTCGAACGTGTAAGCCATCTCACTAGGGCGTTCTTGGACACGAGAAGCTGAGGAAATGCCTAACCAAGGTTAACGCAATGTTATGCACCACTTTGTACTTCGAAATCCATAATGTGTGCAAACATACTCCAATTTAGAGCACGAAAAGCCGCGCTGAAGTACTATCGTATGTTTTCAAGGTTCAGGAACTCACGCCCATAATTGACAATTCCGGCTCAAGCGCATTCCGAAAAACAACCATGACTGAAAACTTAGTACAGATCTTATTTGTCATAAAGAACACGATCAAAACTTACGCTCTCGCatatatcatcagcagcagcgtaTTTTACGCCTCCTGCAGGACTAAAGACTGCCTAAAATATTTTCAATTCCTCGTGCCCTGCGTCAGATGACCACAGCGTATGCATGTAAGTTTCATAACATCAACACACCAGCTAGTTATCTGCGGTCCTCGATTGCGTTTACCATCTCAGGCACACATCCTGTAACTCACAGACCACCAGTTGTCTGTTCAGCGCAACGCATGGACGGCCCGAATCTATTTTCCCATCTTATTTACGGTCGCTCACGATGCCGAGCCAAAATACTCTTCAGTTAGGAATTCCCAAACTTATCGCGCATCATTTCAGTAATTCTCAGGCTATGTTTTGAGCAAcagcagagaaagaaaaagtggTGCGACATGTAGCAAATTTATCAAGTACTGTGATGGTTATACATTTCTTTAATTCCGccgcgaaagtaaaaaaaaaacgcaacattAAGAAAAACTTCAGCGCCGATGATAGCACTGGCTGTACGGCCGAAAAGTATAGCAGGAGGATGCATATTACTACGACATGTACATTGTTTTTACAGCTGTCGTTGTCAGAGTAAGAAGGTGAAACTGTGTTATCCATACCATATCACATGGGGATGACGGATAAAATTTGAGAGCGTCGGTGAAGTCTCGTATTACAATTACAGATTGTGTCACACTGGTAAGATTGTTAATGTGTACGGTCGTTTATAGCCGTCCAATATTTTGCGTTGAAGTGACTATGTATGCAAACAAGTGCCAGATTCTGGATtgcacatgaaaagaaaaacagcCCTGATACAAATATGTCCTTTCTACATGTACAACAAAAAATGATTTGTTTTCTTAGAACACTTCGAAAAGTTCATTCTATTTTGCGCTTTATACCTCTAAAGAGACAACAGTACCATTTCATGAAGCCAGAGGTGTCAGTAACTTAGTGTTCCTGGCTAGAAAATTTGGCCAGCAATGAAAGCTTTTCTCGTCACTTCTCTGTGAGCTCGTTAAATTTTAGGAGTATTATCTCACGTTACAACACGAACTTCGAGACATACGCGGCATACTTCTGAACAGTACTTATTCGATTGCCTTAGGACCTGTAGCATTTTGTCAGATGCCTGTTTAGTGCAGTTTGGCAAGCCTAGGACACAAACAGACATAACTTTAAACTAAACAACGATTGCGATGAGACGAGCCTTAAGTAAAACGTGCTGTGCGTTAAATGCACACAGTACGAcagctaaaaagaaaacaaaagaggtACAGCCCCAGCAGACAGAATTCCAAAACGACACGAGAAATGAACGTACACCAGTGGTCAAAAATTACTTGTTTCTTCCATCAAGGGGTCAGTGTACCGTCAGTGGTATGAGTAAGCGTTCGCCGCGAGCAGGATTTTGAGGACCAGGAGTAGAGGCAGCGAAGCTGCCGTGCTGCTTCCACTGGCTCCACAGACAAACATGTCCCGCAGTCTCTCCTGGCTACCACTGCTTAGGAGAGGCTGGATGCCCAACTGCCGGCAGGTGACGTTGTAGTGGTCCACCATACGCACAGGTCCGCTCTGGAAGCCCTGTTGAAGTCCTGCACGGAAAATGTGTGTGCGTGTCTAACGAGCGTGTCAAATCTTCGTGTGCAGGAGTGTGCACGTCCACCGTATatacaaaataaaaatattttcgaaTGACAAACCCGTGCTAGTGGCAAAACGATGGTGCACCTGCATTCGAACTTTTTGGGGTTATAGCCATGACCTCCTCCGACTGTCCTGTTTGGCTCCGGCATTTGCTTCTCACTCTCTTGAAGCCGAAGCTGAAAAGAAAACGGCAGTTCGAAGCAACTTGTGTCGAACAGAAAGCATTATTGTCACCTTTGCCATGGTTAACTTTCAAAAGTATGTATAAACGTTCGGTGGTTGCCAAGTGCTTCAGCTACCCTAAACGTACATAAAGGGACACCATCACCAGGTGAGGTTTATCAAGAAAATTTTAATGCGCGGTTTGAGCCAGAAACTTCTGCTACTTGTCGAAGTGAAAGCCAATGGAAAACTTACCAGGAGAACAAAGAAGCATACAAAACGCTGTTTAATGGACGAAGGAAAGCTTACCTTCATAGTCAGCTAACCCGGATCTGCTGTGAGCACAACGGGTTGCGTCAAGTACGACTCCTTAAGATGGTGAGATGGTACGACTTACTCATGCCACTGACAGTACACTGACCCTCTGGTGGAAGCAACAATTAATTTTTGCCACTGGTATACGGTCATTTGCAGCGTCGTTTTGGAATTCTTGCTGGGcctgcacttcctttctttacttTAGCTGTCGTACTGCGCGAATTTAATGCACAACACGTTTTTCTTAAGGCTCGTCGCAGCGCAATCGTTGTTTATTTTAAAGATACGTATGTTTATGTCCTAGGCTTGCCAAACTGCACTAAGCAGGCATCTGACAAAATGCTATAGGTCCTAAGGCAATCCAATAAGTACTGTTCGGAAGTATGCCGCGTATGTCTCGAAGTTCGTGTTGTAACGTGAGAGAATTCTCCTAAAATTTAACGAGCTCACAGAGAAGTGACGAGAAAAGTTTTTATTGCTGGGCAAATTTTCTAGCTAGGAAAACTATGTTACTGGTACTTAAAGAAATGGTACTGTTGTCCCTTTAGAGGTATAAAGTGAAAAATAGAATGAACTGTTCGAAGTGTTCTAAGAAAACAAATCATTGTAGTTGTACATATGGAAAGGACATATTTGTAGCAGGTCTGTGTTTCTTTTCATGCGCTATCCAAAATCTCACACTTGTTTGCATACGTAGTCACTTCAATTAAAAATTTTGGACGGCTATAAACGACCATGCACATTAAAAATTTTACCAGTGTGACACAATTTGCAATTGTAATACAACACTTCACCAACGCTGTCAAATTTTATCCGTTATCACCGTGTGAGATGGCATGGATAACACCGTTTCACTTCCTTACTCTGACAACGACAGCTGTAAAAACAATGTAAGTGTCGTAGTAATATGTATTCTTCTGCTATACTTCTCGGTCGTACAGCCAATGCTATCATCGGCGTTGAACTTTTTTCTTAATGTTACGTTTGTTTACTTTCGCGGTGGAACTAAAGAAATGTATAACCATCACCAGTACTTAATGAATTTGCTACATGTGGCACCACTTTTTCTTTCCCTGGTGCTGCTCAAAACATAGCCCGAGGCTTACTGAAATGATGCGCGATAAGTTTGTGAATTCCTAAACTGGAGAGTATTTTGGCTCGGCATTGTGAGCGAGCGTGATTAAGTGGGGAAAATAGATTTGGGCTGGGCATGCATTGCGCTGAGCAGACAACTGCTGGTCGGTGAGTTACGTGATTAGTGCCTAAGGTGGTAAACGCAATCGAGGACCGCAGATAACTAGGCGGTGTGTTGGCGTTATGAAATTTACGTGCATACACTGTGGTCATCTGACGCAGGGCACGAGTAATTGAATATCTTTTAGACAGTCTTTCGTGCTGCAGAGGGCGTAAAATGCGCTACTGCTGCTGATATATACAAGAGCGTAAGTCTTGATCGTGTTCTTTATGACAAATAAAACCTGCACTACGTTTTCAGTATGCTTGTTTTTCTGAATGCGCTTGAGCCGGAATTGTCGATTATGAGTGCGGGTTCCTGAACCTTGACAACATACGATAGTACTTCGGCGTGGCTTTTCGTGCTCTAAATTGGAGTATGTTTGCACACATTATGGATTTCGAAGCACAAAGTGGTACATAACATTGCATTAAGCTTGGTTAGGCATTTCCACAGCTTGTCGTGTCCACGAATGCCCTATTGAGATGGATTACACGTTCGACCACGTGAGCAGGGCATTTAATAAAACAAGAAGCAGTTACTGTTCATCATTGTCAAACACACGACATCTTTTGAATCAGTCGCCTCAATAACATAGTTGTTTTCCCTCGAACCTTTAGCAAAGAATAAGCGTTCATCAGCGTTGAAAATGCTGTGTTTTTATTTGTCGGCTCTATAATGTTTTTCTTCGAACAGTTCGATTCAATTGTAGCGTTCATAACTTGCCTTAGAGATAAAGGTCGCGTACGTGTGATAATGAAAAGCCTATCAAGTGAAAAACGAAGCgattcttagttgaaatcaggggTACCACCTGCCAATACTACGATTTAATTATGGGGCACACCGTAGTGgcaactccggattaattttgaccatcaggggttcttaaacgtgcccccaatgcatgggaaaCGGGCGTCAAATGTAAAGAGCTACATAGAGCCCCAAAGAGTGATTGCTGACAAGCAGCTCAGTCACATACGCTCCAAGAAAGATAGCTGACTCTCAAGGTCAACAACAACGTGCAACATACGAGGTTTCCTCAGCAGCTCCAACTGCGCAGTGCGCAAAATTTCCTGAAGGGTCGCTTCCCTTCGGCCATATTCGAGCAGCGTACCGCCTCGCCTACTCCAACGGAGCCTTCTGCTGCATGGTGCTAGACAGACAAGCGGCAAGTATTTAGGCCCGGACTTAGTTTCTGCATCTTTTGGGAGCCATAAACAGGAACACTATAGGAACGCCTCATCATCGGCCCATTGGTGCCAAGCGTGAAGCATGGCGAAAGTAAAGCGGTAATTATTGAGCCGCTGCTCTTGGAGCTGTTATCCCGACTAGGAAGCGTCTGCAGCTGCGTTTCTCTCTCAACCCCTTCCTTCCCCTCCCCTCCTTTTTTCTCTTCTTGGTTTCTGCTAATCTCTATTTGTGCCGCTCTTTCTCATGCGCTCCTGTCGCTCACCTCCTCAAGGTCAGGGTCTTGTTTGTAGCTCTGTGCCCCTATACTTCAATGACAGGGgctctctattttttttatttttcgcaccGTTAACGTGATGAGAACTCGACCTTGCATTCTTCAGctacttttttttgttcttcgctTTCGTATTGTGTGAGCGTAAAGCCCCAGCGAACGGTGGGCCGCACTGCGTATGTGTTCGCTAGCCTTGCTTACAGTGGCGCCGCCTCGGCCCGATCTGCTATCGTGCCGGCCTCCACGCAGCATCGTCTCGGGCAGGAGCGGTCGAACGCAGGGGTCGCATTCCCGCCACGAGCCGTCGTACTGAGACACGGTCTGCCATGGTTTCCTTTCTCAATTAGCGAAGCTTTGTTCGCTGCTAAATGAACGTAATTATTATTCAAAAGCAGCTATTTATACGTGAACTTAGTTGCCTTTTAGGTGCTCAATGCATTGTGGGCCTGAACACTGCAACAGTGAAggtagttatttttctttttttcgtattcgTGCATGATCGCTCGGACGATATTGATAGTCGGTGTATTCATTACACATAAATATCGTTAATCCTTTTATCTATGAAATG
Encoded here:
- the LOC135915449 gene encoding uncharacterized protein yields the protein MASEESRQPGAEEEPAENEVAKQSSPQAKALFTATIGASLVLFLCLGGIVFYLNMDDNGGLAPGPSTRLTGLPPKRDTQSVPTVPQISQPSTPSSETGTPPTPPTGGNQSSLHEVLQAEDNDEE